The window GGCCACCAGCGCGATCAACCCGGCCCGGCTCAGTGCCGCCCCCGTGCCGACCAGCAGCAGGTACGCAGCCCCGGCGCGGACCAGCGACCCGACGCGCTCCGCCCGTTGCGCCGCGACACCACCGTCGGGCCGGGCGAGCAGCAGCGCGATCGCGAGCAGTGCGAGCGGGGCGAGCAGCGCCGCGGCGGCGTTGGGATAGGTGAGTGTGGACGCACCCCGCCACAGTCGACCCTCGACCAGCACCGCGAACCGGGGCACCCGGTACGCCACCCCGATCCAGGCGGTCACGGCGACCAGCACTCCGAGGCCGACCAGCGCCTCGGCCAACCGCTCCCGCTCCACCAGGGTGGTACGCGTCAGAATCAGCACCACCGCGGCGACGCCGCCGAGTGTGGCGACCGCCCCGAGCGCCACCGGGTACGCGTCCGCGATGACCGCCCGTACCAGGATCCAGCCGGCCAGGGCACCGCAGGCCGCCACCACCGGCCAGGCGTCACGCCGTACCCGGGGCCGGAGCCGGAGGGCGACGAGCAGGGCGACCGCCACCAGTACGGTGACCAGCCACCGCCCGGCCGGGTAGTAGCCGCCCTGGGCGACCACACCGGCCGAGAGCGCCGCGATCAGTACAACAACATGTGCGGGCAGCGTGGAGCCGCCGGATTCGGTGGCCGGGTCGGCGCTGCGAGCAGCGTCCAGCCCGGATCGCGCAGAAGTACGCATCTGTCCCCCGTGGACTTCCGTCGCGTTTCTGTGATCCATGTTGATCAAAACGAGACCGGTGCCCGCCGCCACCCTTCAGCGCCGGGCACTCCCCCCGTCAGTGACCGCGTCCAGCCCGGAGCTTCACCCCCGCACCACGCTCACGGAGATAGCACGCCCCACCCCCACCCAAGGTTGCACCCACCCCAGCAACATTCCCGACACCCCACCCCCATTGACTCACACCGTTGATCATGAAGTTAGCGCGCCGCCAAGCGCTTTCCGAGGTCGCTAACTTCATGATCAACAGCGGTCAGGGGGTGGGCCAGGGGGTGGGCCAGGGGGGTGGGGTGGGGAGGAGGGTTGATAGGTGGGTGTTGTGGGGGGCGAAGTGGTGGGTTAGGCGGGTGGTTAGGGCTGGGGTTAGTTGGGAGGGGCCGGGGTCGACGCGGCGGGTGTGGTGGGTGAAGGTCTCGGGGGTGAAGGGGGGCAGGTCGAGGTGGCGCAGGATCCCGGCGTACGTTCCGGCCGGGTCGGTGTGCAGGTCCTCGGTGTAGGCGACGTGGATCCGCTCCCGGGGGATGTGCGCGTACCAGCGTTCGAGCTGCTCCGCATAGCGTCCACGGGCGACGTACGAGTGGTTGCGCAGCGCCCGGTGGGCGGTACGGGTGTCCGGCCCGTCGCGCAGTGCCAGCGCCAGCCGCTCCTCCTCCGCGTCGAGCGCGTCCGCGAACGAGAGCGGCTCCGTGCCGTACGAGCGGGTGTGCAGGTAGTGCGAGTACGCCCGCTGCACCGGATCGCGCAGCAGGGCGACAAAACGCGCCTCGGGCAGGTCCGCCGCGATCCGGGCCGGCACGCTCGGATGGAACAGGTAGTACGGGCTCGCCTCGAAACTCCGCTCGCCCGGCGCGAGGTCGGGGAAGTGGCCCCGGTACCAGCGCAGCCCCCGGGCGTGGTGCAGGCTGAAGAACTGCAACTCCTTGCCGGTGGCGCCGCGTACGAGCGGGTGGGCGGCGAGGTAGTGGTAGAGCGACGTTGTCCCGCACCGCTGACCACCGATCACCAGGAAGTCCGGCAGCGGTCCCGGCGGTCCGGGACGGGCGGCCCGTCCCCACGCCCGCGCCGCCCGCACACCGCGCCGCAACCGATCCGTCGCCAGCCGACGGCCGACCCCGCTCACGACCGCACTCCGGCCGGTCCGGCCACGCCGATCCCGCTCACGACCGCACCCCTGCCAGTCCGGCCACGCCGATCCCGATCAC of the Micromonospora sp. NBC_01796 genome contains:
- a CDS encoding sulfotransferase family protein; this translates as MSGVGRRLATDRLRRGVRAARAWGRAARPGPPGPLPDFLVIGGQRCGTTSLYHYLAAHPLVRGATGKELQFFSLHHARGLRWYRGHFPDLAPGERSFEASPYYLFHPSVPARIAADLPEARFVALLRDPVQRAYSHYLHTRSYGTEPLSFADALDAEEERLALALRDGPDTRTAHRALRNHSYVARGRYAEQLERWYAHIPRERIHVAYTEDLHTDPAGTYAGILRHLDLPPFTPETFTHHTRRVDPGPSQLTPALTTRLTHHFAPHNTHLSTLLPTPPPWPTPWPTP